AAGCCGGTAAAAGGCTACAAGAAAGCGCAATTGCAAAAGCGACAATTGTCCAAAATAGTGAAAAAGTCAGACGCAACTGGCTAAAGGTTGATGACGCCGTATAAGCATTAAACACAGCAATTGGAAGCAAAGTATGTCCCAAAATCACTCCGACTAATGCACCAGACCCACTCGAAACAAATCCATAAACCAGAAATTTTTTCCGAATTGCTTGATTGGTATAACCCAGTGCTTTGAGAAGGCCCAGATTACTTCGTTCCTCCTCAACAAAACGCGTCATTGTAGTCAATGTCACAAGTAAGGCAATCGCAAACAAGACCACTGGAAAAATGTTCGACAAGCGGTCAATTCGCGTGGAATCGTCCACAAAACTCTGATAGCCTGGATTTCCTTCCTTGCGATTGTTCACGGTGTATATCGGCGCTGTTAGAGCTGCGAGCTGGGCTGCATTTGTTTTGAGTTCTGCTTGGGCGCTCTCCATTTTTGCTTGTGCTTGGGTCAACTGGGCTTCTTGGGCCTCAAGTTGAGCTTGGACTTGCGGAGCGATTGGCAGACGTTCAGCCAGTGCTGCTTTTTGCGCCTTCAATTGCTCTTGTTGAGAAGCCAATTGAATCTTTTGAGCATCGAGCTGCGCTTGAGCTTGATTAAGCTGGGCTTGTGGAGCGGATTTAAGGTCAGCTAGACGTTTTGCAGGCTGGTCTTTGAGCAAATTTTCTAAGGCTTTTTGATGCTTTTCGAGCTTTGTATCATAGGTTTGATCATACATTGATTCCTCTTGCAGATTGCGGTAACTTAAGCGGGCAATCGTGTAAAGGTCGGACTTAAAAGCTGTTTTTGGTACAAGGGCGTAGCCTGAAAGCTTCCCCGTCCCAATAGTAGTTGGGCCAAAATTATTTTTGTCCACGTATTCACTGGATTTGACAAAGCCGACGATTTTGAAACGATGATTCTTGAGTAAATCGCTCTCTTTTCCTGCGGTAAATTGAAGATTGTCGCCTAGTTTATAGTCTTTTTCATACAGATAATCAAGCGCAATTTCATTGTCAGCTTGAGGCATCTTCCCGCTCATCAGGGCGTAGGTCGAGAGTTTTTCTGGTTGAGAAAAAAGGCGCAGACTTTGAGTACTTCCTTTAACCAGGACATCACTAAAATTGCCAAATTCGATATTTTTAAGCCCAGTTGCTTGGCGAATAAGGGCTTGATCACTCGCATCTAAGCCTAAAGTTGAAGTCACTGTCAAATCAGCCAGCTGATGCTGTTTGTAAAAATGCTCAGCCGTTGCTCTCATATTAGGTCCTGAAACTTTCAGACCCACAAAGGCAAAAACGCCCAGAAGCATAAGTGAAAAAATAGAAATAAAGCGCCCTAATGAGCCGGTAATCGAGCGACGAATGGTTTTATTCAATGTTTTTTTGCGCATATCACCACTCGATTCTATCAATGGCTAGAGGTTCGGAATTTTGCTTGATGGCCTTGATTCTCCCATCATGCATCTGAATGACACGATTAGCAATAGGTGCAATGGCCGCGTTGTGAGTGACAATAATGACGGTTGTACCTTGTTTTTGCGCCATTTCTTGTAATAATTTTAAGATTTGCTTGCCTGTTTGATAATCCAAAGCCCCTGTGGGTTCATCGCAAAGCAAGATTTTGGGATTTTTGGCCAAAGCTCTGGCAATCGCCACCCTTTGCTGTTCTCCACCTGAAAGCTGTGAAGGGAAATTATGGATGCGGTGGGCTAAGCCAACATTTTCCAAGACTTCAGTGGCGTCAAGGGCATTTTCGACAATCTCAGAAGCGAGTTCGACATTTTCTTTGGCGGTTAGATTATTGACCAGATTGTAAAATTGAAAGACGAAGCCAACGGCATAACGGCGGTAAGTAATGAGTTCTTTGCTGGAAAAATGCGAGATATTTTCGCCGTCAATAATGACTTCTCCTTCGTCGCTTTTGTCCATACCGCCCAAAATATTCAAGACGGTCGACTTACCAGCTCCTGAGGAGCCGAGAATAACGGCAAGTTCCCCTTTTTCAATCTCAAAACTCACTTGATCGTTGGCATATATTTTTTCCTGACCGGATTGATAAATTTTCGATTCGTTGATAATTTTGATAAAAGACATCTGTCTTCCTTTCTGTGAAAACGCTATTATTTTCAATTATATCACAAATAAACCGCGCTAAGTCTTCAAAAAACCTTGCTATAAAGCATACAAGTCAAGGATTTGCTGACTTTTGAGTCATTGAATGTGATTTTTTCTTTGCCGACCTGCTTGAAACCGCGTCGTTCGTAAAATTGATAGGTTGAGCCGCTGTCTGTATAGAGATAAATTTGCTTGCCTTGATGAAGTTTGGCAACGTGTTCTAAAAGCTGCGTTCCAATCCCTTTTCCAGTGACCTGCGGATTGACAGCAAAGAAATTGAGTTCACCGTCAATTTGATGATGTTTAGAAAACTCAGCCAGCATTTTCTGGTTTGTCGACTGATAAATATTAGATTTTTTATAAAAAAATAATTTTTGAATGAGATTGATGAGTCTTACATAAGTTTTTCGCCAAAAATTATGATAAACTTTTGGGGAATTTTTCATATTCAATAAAAGTAATCCTACTATTTCATCTCCTTCGTAGGCAGCATAAACATGACTTGCTTCTTCGAGTTCTAAATAGAGAAAATAGCGACTATATGCCTTCAGCATTATTTTATTGCTCACGTAGTCCCGTAAATTCATTCCTTCAATGGCAAAATTCATGATTTTTTTGAAATCTTTAGATGCTAAATTTTGGATTTTTAGAGTCATTTTTTCTCCTTTATTTTTTATTATTTTATAATATTATTCTAACATAAAAAGATTCTGGATAGAAAAAATTACTGACGAATTCATTTTCGTCAGTAATTTCTCTGTTTTATTTCCAAAAATCATCAAAAACGGTAATTGGTAAGTGGCGTTTGTGCTGCGTTTTGTTCCACCAGGCTTCAATTTTCTCTTGAGCCGCTGGGGAAATTTGTTTGCCCTCAGTGTAATCATCAATGTCTCGATAAGTGACACCAAGCGCTACTTCATCCGCCAAGCCCGGTTTGCCGTCTTCGAGGTCAGCTGTTGGAACTTTTTCATAAATGGCTGGATCAGCACCAAGCTCCGCAAGGAGCGCTTTGCCTTGGTGTTTATTCAAGCGGAAAAGGGGCAACAAATCTGCGCCTCCGTCACCAAATTTAGTGAAAAACCCAGTGATATTTTCGGCTGCATGGTCTGTTCCAAGTACTGCGCCTTGATAATCGCCAGCCACAGCGTACTGCGTAATCATGCGTTGACGCGCTTTGATATTTCCTTTGTTAAAGTCAGAAATCTCAAGTCCAGCAGTCTTCAAGGCTTCCACTTGACCATCCACAGCGGCTTTGATATTAACCGCAAGACTCACATCAGGTTGAATAAATTCAAGCGCACGCTGAGCATCCACTTCATCAGCTTGCACACCATAAGGTAAGCGCACAGCGATAAATTTGTAAGTGTCATCGCCCGTTTCTTCTCTGATTTCTTCAATCGCAAGCTGCGCCAAACGACCAGCCAAGCTCGAATCTTGCCCCCCTGAAATCCCCAAAACAAAAGCTTTGATGAAAGGATATTTCTTCAGGTAATCTTTCAAAAAATCAATAGAAATACGAATTTCTTCTTTAGGATCAATGCTTGGTTTCACGCCAAGTTCTTTGATAATTTCTTCTTGTAATGTCATTTTCTCTTCTTTCTTAAATGATAGAATTACGTCAGTAAATTCTCTGCTGGCGCAGTGTCCGTCAGTATTTTCTCTAGCAAAAATCAGCTTTCGTCAGCAAATTTTCACTCAAAAACTTTACTCATATAAAATTCGTCAGTGAATTCTCCGTCCACACACATGGCTGCTTTGCGGACGCCTTCGATTTCAAAACCGCTTTTTTGATAAAGGGCAATCGCTGCATAATTCTTGGTGATGACGGTTAATTCTAAACGCTTAATGCCCTTATCTTTGGCCCATTCATCGAGCAAAATGAAAAATTGCCCGCCGATGCCCTGATGCTGGAAGTCTTCCAAGATTCCCACAACGATATAGGCCATATGCTCAATGCGATGAGTGTGGCCTCGTTTTGCCGAAAGGTAACCAATCAATTTTCCATCAACTTCAGCACCAATCAAAAAGTCAAAACGAGAAATCTGTCCAATTGTCTGACTCAAATCAAATTTTCGTTCCTCAGGCTCCAAGAGCATGAATTTCGTTTCGGTGTCCAACTGCTTTTGCAACTCCCAGAGCGCTCTAGCATCAGATAAATCAATTCTTCTTATTCTCATTCTTTTTCGTCCAATCTGATCATCGAAACTTTTGTGCGCACCTGCGAAATCAGGCGCATCTTGTGATTCCAAAGTTCTTGCGATAAATCTACTGGATAAGGCTGCGGATTGAGATCACGTTTGTATTCGTCCCAAAGCTCATCCAAATTTTCCCGAGCAAAAGCTTTAATTTCCTGCAAATCTGGCAATTGATAAACCAGCTCTCCATCAACAAAAATATCTTCTAACAAGGGTTTCGCATTGTAATCCCGAACATTTTTATTGATATAAGTGTAAAGAGGGTGGAACATATAGATTTCCTCCGCCAAATCAGGACGCTCATCACTAAAAGTGATATAATCTCCCTCAGATTTACCACCAACTTTTCTGGTGATGCGCCAAACTTGCTTCTTGCCTGGCGTTGAAACCTTCTCGGCATTGCTGGATAATTTAATCGTATCCCGCATTTCGCCGGCTTCATCTTCCATTGACACCAACTTGTACACCGCACCCAGCGCAGGTTGATCATAGGCCGTAATCAATTTTGTCCCTACACCCCAAACATCAATCTTTGCTTTTTGCATCTTCAAAGATAAAATCGTATTTTCATCCAAATCATTAGACGCATAGATTTTTGCCTCTGTAAAGCCCGCTTCATCCAACTGCTGGCGGACTTTTTTGGAAATATAAGCCATATCGCCCGAGTCAATGCGCACTCCTAGGAAGTTGATTTTATCACCAAATTCACGAGCGACTTTGATTGCGGAAGGCACGCCGACCCGTAAAGTATCATAAGTGTCTACGAGAAAAACACAGTCCTTGTGTGTTGATGCATATGCTTTGAAAGCTTCATAGTCGTTGCCATAACTCTGCACCAAGGCGTGAGCGTGCGTTCCACTGGCTTTCAAACCGAAAATCTTCGCCGCACGTACATTTGAAGTAGCATCCGCGCCACCAATCACCGCAGCACGCGTTCCCCAAATCGCCGCATCCATTTCTTGCGCACGACGCGTTCCAAATTCTAAGAGTGGATCATCGCCGATGACCGACTTAATCCGCGCTGCTTTTGTGGCAATCAAGGTCTGGAAATTGATAATGTTTAAAAGTGCAGTTTCCACCAATTGACACTCGGCAAGCGAGCCTTCCACTTGCACCAAAGGTTCATTAGCAAATGCCAATTGCCCCTCGCGCATCGCACGCACACGCCCCCGAAAACGCAAATCTTTCAAATAATTTAGAAAATCCTCAGGATAATCTAATTCGCGCAAAAAAGCAATATCAGTTTCTGAA
The DNA window shown above is from Lactococcus sp. S-13 and carries:
- a CDS encoding FtsX-like permease family protein; protein product: MRKKTLNKTIRRSITGSLGRFISIFSLMLLGVFAFVGLKVSGPNMRATAEHFYKQHQLADLTVTSTLGLDASDQALIRQATGLKNIEFGNFSDVLVKGSTQSLRLFSQPEKLSTYALMSGKMPQADNEIALDYLYEKDYKLGDNLQFTAGKESDLLKNHRFKIVGFVKSSEYVDKNNFGPTTIGTGKLSGYALVPKTAFKSDLYTIARLSYRNLQEESMYDQTYDTKLEKHQKALENLLKDQPAKRLADLKSAPQAQLNQAQAQLDAQKIQLASQQEQLKAQKAALAERLPIAPQVQAQLEAQEAQLTQAQAKMESAQAELKTNAAQLAALTAPIYTVNNRKEGNPGYQSFVDDSTRIDRLSNIFPVVLFAIALLVTLTTMTRFVEEERSNLGLLKALGYTNQAIRKKFLVYGFVSSGSGALVGVILGHTLLPIAVFNAYTASSTFSQLRLTFSLFWTIVAFAIALSCSLLPAYWVVRSELKEVPAGLFLAKVPKAGSRILLERLPFIWNRLAFTYKVTARNLFRYKKRMLMTIFGVAGCTALLVMGFGIRDSISGLSSRQFGSILHYDLMVLEKEQSTAKQKEALTEKLDSTEFTGHLPIVFESLSHKNGGEKQQISLIVPQDSADLSKFVSLQNRQSGKKLLLKGSGVVITEKLATLMNLKVGDQAEFLDSENKKHQLQIAGVTEMYMGHYIFMTKSAYAQAFDEQFTPNAQLAQLKNPTSGHLRQVSTDLMSLPVVKGISQNSDLKTTINSFMHGINSVMFVLISCAILLAIVVIYNLTNINVSERIRELSTIKVLGFYDREVTFYIYRETIFLSFIGIGSGFLLGAFFHHFIISQLAADQIMFAPGLLWSNLALSALITFATTASLAFVVHFKLKAVDMLGALKSID
- a CDS encoding nicotinate phosphoribosyltransferase, with translation MPHLYQDDSLTLHTDLYQINMMQTYFELGRHNRQAVFEVFFRELPFKNGYAVFAGLERMVDYLKKLRFSETDIAFLRELDYPEDFLNYLKDLRFRGRVRAMREGQLAFANEPLVQVEGSLAECQLVETALLNIINFQTLIATKAARIKSVIGDDPLLEFGTRRAQEMDAAIWGTRAAVIGGADATSNVRAAKIFGLKASGTHAHALVQSYGNDYEAFKAYASTHKDCVFLVDTYDTLRVGVPSAIKVAREFGDKINFLGVRIDSGDMAYISKKVRQQLDEAGFTEAKIYASNDLDENTILSLKMQKAKIDVWGVGTKLITAYDQPALGAVYKLVSMEDEAGEMRDTIKLSSNAEKVSTPGKKQVWRITRKVGGKSEGDYITFSDERPDLAEEIYMFHPLYTYINKNVRDYNAKPLLEDIFVDGELVYQLPDLQEIKAFARENLDELWDEYKRDLNPQPYPVDLSQELWNHKMRLISQVRTKVSMIRLDEKE
- a CDS encoding ABC transporter ATP-binding protein; the protein is MSFIKIINESKIYQSGQEKIYANDQVSFEIEKGELAVILGSSGAGKSTVLNILGGMDKSDEGEVIIDGENISHFSSKELITYRRYAVGFVFQFYNLVNNLTAKENVELASEIVENALDATEVLENVGLAHRIHNFPSQLSGGEQQRVAIARALAKNPKILLCDEPTGALDYQTGKQILKLLQEMAQKQGTTVIIVTHNAAIAPIANRVIQMHDGRIKAIKQNSEPLAIDRIEW
- a CDS encoding GNAT family N-acetyltransferase; translated protein: MRIRRIDLSDARALWELQKQLDTETKFMLLEPEERKFDLSQTIGQISRFDFLIGAEVDGKLIGYLSAKRGHTHRIEHMAYIVVGILEDFQHQGIGGQFFILLDEWAKDKGIKRLELTVITKNYAAIALYQKSGFEIEGVRKAAMCVDGEFTDEFYMSKVFE
- a CDS encoding GNAT family N-acetyltransferase, translated to MTLKIQNLASKDFKKIMNFAIEGMNLRDYVSNKIMLKAYSRYFLYLELEEASHVYAAYEGDEIVGLLLLNMKNSPKVYHNFWRKTYVRLINLIQKLFFYKKSNIYQSTNQKMLAEFSKHHQIDGELNFFAVNPQVTGKGIGTQLLEHVAKLHQGKQIYLYTDSGSTYQFYERRGFKQVGKEKITFNDSKVSKSLTCMLYSKVF
- the nadE gene encoding ammonia-dependent NAD(+) synthetase — its product is MTLQEEIIKELGVKPSIDPKEEIRISIDFLKDYLKKYPFIKAFVLGISGGQDSSLAGRLAQLAIEEIREETGDDTYKFIAVRLPYGVQADEVDAQRALEFIQPDVSLAVNIKAAVDGQVEALKTAGLEISDFNKGNIKARQRMITQYAVAGDYQGAVLGTDHAAENITGFFTKFGDGGADLLPLFRLNKHQGKALLAELGADPAIYEKVPTADLEDGKPGLADEVALGVTYRDIDDYTEGKQISPAAQEKIEAWWNKTQHKRHLPITVFDDFWK